The Flavobacterium marginilacus genome window below encodes:
- a CDS encoding rhomboid family intramembrane serine protease, protein MMNITPVVKQLLIINIIFFIGSQLVPVTYDLFALYYPESDNFKGWQLITHMFMHAPFPNVAHILFNMFALYSFGSALEHFWGGRKFIFFYISCGLGAALLHSGVNYFEIHSLLSEVSSLNLSNSEIHQLLNADYSALFDANGKMMPGEINSILERVHCTQEQFNTIVNASMLSKGVVVGASGAIYGLLVAFACMFPNAELALMFIPIPIKAKYFVPGILAIDLFLGFKGQSIFGAGSTGIAHFAHVGGALTGYLMMWYWRKNQFNNNRWD, encoded by the coding sequence ATGATGAATATTACCCCGGTTGTAAAACAACTACTGATTATTAATATTATCTTTTTTATTGGTTCGCAATTAGTGCCGGTAACATATGATCTTTTTGCTCTTTATTATCCTGAGAGCGATAATTTTAAAGGCTGGCAGCTGATTACGCATATGTTTATGCATGCACCTTTTCCTAATGTTGCACATATTTTGTTTAACATGTTTGCACTTTATTCTTTTGGCAGTGCTTTGGAACATTTTTGGGGAGGCAGAAAATTTATTTTCTTTTATATCTCTTGCGGATTAGGAGCTGCATTGCTTCATTCTGGAGTTAATTATTTTGAAATTCATTCTTTATTGTCCGAAGTTTCCAGTTTGAATTTATCAAATTCAGAAATACATCAATTGCTAAATGCTGATTATAGTGCGTTATTTGATGCAAATGGTAAAATGATGCCTGGCGAAATAAATTCAATATTAGAAAGAGTGCACTGTACTCAAGAGCAATTCAATACTATTGTTAATGCATCAATGCTTTCAAAAGGAGTAGTTGTTGGTGCATCGGGAGCGATTTATGGTTTATTGGTAGCTTTTGCTTGTATGTTTCCAAATGCTGAATTAGCTTTGATGTTTATCCCAATTCCTATTAAAGCTAAATATTTTGTGCCAGGAATATTGGCAATTGATTTGTTTTTAGGTTTTAAAGGGCAGTCTATTTTTGGCGCAGGCAGTACTGGAATAGCTCATTTTGCTCATGTCGGCGGAGCTTTAACAGGCTATCTTATGATGTGGTACTGGAGAAAAAACCAGTTTAATAATAATCGCTGGGACTAA
- the mutL gene encoding DNA mismatch repair endonuclease MutL, producing MSSIIQLLPDHVANQIAAGEVVQRPASVVKELLENAVDAKATDIKLIIKDAGKSLVQVIDNGSGMNVTDARLCFERHATSKIRQAEDLFSLHTKGFRGEALASIAAIAHMEMKTKLEQEELGTHIIIEGSKFISQDVAVLPKGTSFAVKNLFFNIPARRNFLKSDTVEYRHIIDEFQRVALAHPKIHFTFYHNGSDMYNLPPSSLRQRIVNFFGGKTNEKLVPVMEDTEMMNIQGFVSKPEFAKKNRGEQFFFVNDRFIKSPYLHHAVMAAYEGILKDGSQPSYYLYLTVPPNTIDINIHPTKTEIKFDNESAMYAILRASIKHSLGQFNVAPVLDFERDANLDTPYHYKNLEAEVPTIQVDRTFNPFAEDKPAKSFSPAYKKPESAASWESLYVGVKHDTEVISGDDSFESSESDSGFASSEFTFENEEVTSSLFDDEEVEQTVHKTYQIHKKYIVSPIKSGMVIVDQSRAHQRILYEQFLVNMTVQHAASQQLLFPINLFYSAQEMELIAELQQSLVNTGFVFEESNTDHIVISGIPVNSTESDVAAVLDQLLSDLHNGIPENSFSQNDTIAKSMAKSLAIKTGAYLTEKEQENLVNGLFACKDPNVSPFQKPTFITMRVEDLDKKFAL from the coding sequence ATGTCGAGTATAATTCAATTGCTTCCCGATCATGTTGCTAATCAAATTGCCGCTGGTGAAGTGGTGCAAAGACCCGCTTCGGTAGTAAAAGAGCTGTTGGAAAATGCGGTGGATGCAAAAGCGACCGACATTAAATTGATTATAAAAGACGCCGGAAAATCACTGGTACAGGTCATTGATAATGGTTCAGGAATGAACGTGACTGATGCGCGTTTGTGTTTTGAGCGCCATGCTACTTCCAAAATCCGCCAGGCCGAAGATTTATTTTCACTGCATACCAAAGGGTTTCGAGGTGAAGCTTTGGCATCCATAGCCGCGATTGCGCATATGGAAATGAAAACTAAATTGGAGCAGGAAGAACTGGGAACTCATATTATTATTGAAGGGAGTAAGTTTATTTCTCAGGATGTGGCTGTTTTGCCCAAAGGAACTTCATTTGCAGTCAAAAATTTATTTTTTAATATTCCGGCCCGCCGTAATTTCCTAAAATCGGATACGGTAGAATACCGCCATATTATTGATGAATTTCAGCGCGTGGCTCTGGCACACCCAAAAATTCATTTTACGTTTTATCATAACGGAAGCGATATGTATAATCTGCCTCCGTCGAGTTTAAGACAGCGGATCGTTAATTTTTTTGGCGGAAAAACCAATGAGAAACTGGTTCCCGTTATGGAAGATACCGAGATGATGAATATTCAGGGTTTTGTGAGCAAGCCTGAATTTGCCAAAAAGAATAGGGGAGAGCAGTTTTTCTTTGTTAATGACCGTTTTATAAAAAGTCCATACCTGCATCATGCGGTAATGGCTGCTTATGAAGGTATTTTGAAAGACGGTTCCCAGCCAAGCTATTATCTGTATTTAACGGTACCGCCGAATACTATCGATATCAATATTCATCCTACGAAAACGGAAATTAAATTCGATAATGAAAGTGCGATGTATGCTATTTTAAGAGCTTCGATTAAGCATAGTTTAGGGCAGTTTAATGTAGCTCCTGTTCTGGATTTTGAAAGGGATGCCAATTTGGACACGCCTTACCATTATAAAAATCTGGAGGCCGAAGTGCCAACTATTCAGGTTGATCGTACTTTTAATCCTTTTGCAGAAGACAAACCTGCAAAGAGTTTTTCGCCAGCTTATAAAAAGCCGGAGTCAGCAGCCAGCTGGGAAAGTCTGTATGTAGGGGTTAAACACGATACAGAAGTTATTTCCGGCGATGATTCTTTTGAGTCAAGCGAAAGTGATTCAGGTTTTGCGAGTAGTGAATTTACGTTTGAAAACGAAGAGGTAACTTCATCTCTATTTGATGATGAGGAAGTGGAGCAGACAGTTCATAAAACGTATCAGATTCATAAAAAATATATTGTTTCTCCTATTAAGTCAGGTATGGTTATTGTGGATCAGAGCAGGGCACATCAGCGTATTCTGTACGAACAGTTTTTAGTTAATATGACAGTGCAGCATGCTGCGAGCCAACAGCTGCTGTTTCCTATTAATTTGTTTTATTCGGCACAAGAAATGGAACTTATAGCCGAACTCCAGCAGTCACTGGTCAATACGGGATTTGTTTTTGAAGAATCGAATACAGATCATATCGTGATTTCGGGCATTCCCGTGAATAGTACTGAGAGCGATGTAGCGGCAGTTTTGGATCAGCTTTTAAGTGATCTGCATAATGGAATTCCAGAGAACAGTTTCAGTCAAAATGATACTATTGCCAAATCAATGGCCAAAAGCCTTGCTATCAAAACAGGTGCTTATTTGACCGAGAAAGAGCAGGAGAATTTAGTGAATGGTCTTTTCGCCTGCAAGGATCCGAATGTTTCCCCATTTCAAAAACCAACTTTCATCACGATGCGTGTGGAAGATTTAGATAAAAAATTTGCGTTATGA